Proteins from a single region of Ignavibacteria bacterium:
- a CDS encoding insulinase family protein, producing the protein MKFFYSLFILGSLMFASSPGKEQTHIQFEQYQLPNGLTVILHEDRSAPVAAVVVMYHVGSKNEKPKRTGFAHLFEHMMFQGSEHVADDEHFKLLQEVGANINGTTNEDRTNYFEIVPSNYLELALYLESDRMGFLLPAITQEKLNNQIDVVKNERRQSYDNQPYGTSSEKISAAMFPPMHPYHWPVIGYMEDLSEAQLGDVSEFFKTYYAPNNACVAIAGNFETKQTKQWIDKYFGDIPRGKSFERPSPIPVSFNEDKRMMFEDKVKLPRLYIDWVSAPMNTREDAVLDVLSDILGSGKTSRMYKSLVYEKQIAQTAVAYQSGMEIGGQFEIQITAKPEKTLVEMETAFDNVLDNLFKNGVTQKEIDNALSQKETQFINSLSTVFGKANQLATYFTYTGEPNRINKELERYHNITPEEVMLVAKKYLTAPKIVLSIVPEGKTDLAAKNSMMWKGN; encoded by the coding sequence AATATCAGTTACCCAATGGGCTTACGGTTATTCTTCACGAAGACCGTTCTGCTCCTGTTGCCGCTGTCGTTGTTATGTATCACGTTGGTTCAAAAAATGAAAAACCAAAACGCACTGGCTTTGCGCATTTGTTTGAACACATGATGTTTCAGGGTTCGGAACACGTAGCAGACGACGAACATTTCAAACTATTGCAGGAAGTAGGTGCTAACATCAATGGAACAACCAACGAAGATCGAACAAATTATTTTGAAATTGTTCCAAGTAATTATCTCGAACTTGCGCTCTATCTCGAATCCGACAGAATGGGATTTCTTCTCCCAGCAATCACGCAGGAAAAACTCAACAACCAGATTGATGTTGTCAAAAACGAACGGCGACAAAGTTACGACAATCAACCGTACGGAACTTCATCAGAAAAAATTTCTGCGGCGATGTTTCCTCCGATGCATCCGTATCATTGGCCCGTGATTGGTTATATGGAAGATTTAAGCGAAGCGCAACTGGGCGACGTTTCAGAATTTTTCAAAACATACTATGCTCCGAATAATGCATGCGTTGCGATTGCCGGAAATTTTGAAACGAAACAAACAAAACAATGGATAGATAAATATTTCGGAGATATTCCTCGCGGAAAAAGTTTTGAACGTCCCTCTCCTATTCCTGTTTCGTTCAACGAAGACAAACGAATGATGTTTGAAGATAAAGTAAAACTTCCGCGATTGTATATTGATTGGGTTTCTGCTCCAATGAATACGCGCGAAGATGCCGTATTGGATGTTCTTTCCGATATTCTTGGCAGCGGAAAGACGTCGCGAATGTATAAATCGCTTGTGTACGAAAAACAAATAGCACAAACAGCCGTTGCGTATCAAAGCGGAATGGAAATCGGCGGACAATTTGAAATTCAGATTACAGCGAAACCGGAAAAAACGCTTGTGGAAATGGAAACGGCTTTTGATAATGTGTTAGACAATCTTTTCAAAAACGGCGTTACGCAGAAAGAAATTGATAATGCCCTTTCGCAAAAAGAAACACAGTTTATCAATTCACTTTCCACCGTGTTCGGAAAAGCAAATCAACTTGCTACCTATTTTACGTACACGGGCGAGCCGAATCGTATCAACAAGGAACTCGAACGGTATCACAACATTACGCCTGAAGAAGTAATGCTCGTGGCAAAAAAATATTTAACTGCTCCAAAAATTGTGTTAAGTATTGTCCCCGAAGGAAAAACTGATTTGGCGGCAAAAAATTCTATGATGTGGAAAGGAAATTAA
- a CDS encoding insulinase family protein, which produces MLSIYQHSVVSSQRSTFVKWMKCVFGIVLFSVTIQCTFSSDFDRTKRPEGQEAPKISLPQIQKTTLKNGLQLWLVEHHELPLVAMNLVFQSGAAFDKHKPGLAAMTADLLDEGTTTRDALQIADELESIGASFNISSNFDGSYVSVQTLKKHLEKSLEIFSDVLVNASFPDKEFQRLLKQRLTSLVQQRDQPTTIASNAFNYILYGSEHPYGNNITGNEVSLKDMLAKDCENFYRTHYRPNNATLLIVGDITLKEISSRLETALANWKTMEVPSIEIPQPKTIAQRTVYLIDKPGAAQSEIRIGYPALSRNTLDFFSVTLMNRALGGQFASRINMNLREKHGYTYGARSGFSFVKGIGPFFASAGVVTAKTDSSLIEFFYELDRTHNDGITSEELSFVKKGAIGGFALTFETPSQIAGALQSIVLYGLPENYFEKYLMNIENVSLSEVQTVSQKYLNTSNMAVVVVGDLKTIQDGILALQLGDVVFCDVDGKPIR; this is translated from the coding sequence ATGTTGTCAATATATCAACATTCAGTAGTTAGTAGTCAGCGTTCAACTTTTGTGAAATGGATGAAATGTGTTTTTGGAATTGTTTTGTTTTCTGTTACGATTCAATGCACATTTTCATCGGATTTCGACAGGACAAAACGACCGGAAGGACAAGAGGCTCCGAAAATTTCATTACCGCAAATTCAAAAAACTACGTTGAAAAACGGTTTGCAACTGTGGCTTGTGGAACACCACGAATTACCACTCGTTGCAATGAATTTGGTTTTTCAATCCGGCGCCGCTTTTGATAAACATAAACCGGGATTAGCGGCAATGACTGCTGATTTACTCGATGAGGGAACAACAACGCGAGACGCATTACAAATTGCCGATGAATTGGAATCTATCGGCGCATCGTTCAACATTTCGTCGAACTTTGATGGCTCGTACGTTTCTGTACAAACACTCAAAAAACATCTCGAGAAATCATTGGAAATTTTTTCTGATGTGTTGGTGAACGCTTCTTTCCCGGATAAAGAATTTCAGCGATTGCTAAAACAGCGACTGACTTCGTTAGTGCAGCAACGCGACCAACCGACAACGATAGCTAGTAATGCGTTCAATTATATTTTATATGGTTCCGAACATCCGTACGGAAATAATATTACCGGCAACGAAGTTTCGCTAAAAGATATGCTGGCAAAAGATTGTGAAAATTTTTATCGCACTCATTATCGTCCCAATAACGCAACTCTCCTCATTGTCGGCGATATAACGCTCAAAGAAATTTCTTCGCGTTTAGAAACTGCTCTCGCAAACTGGAAAACGATGGAAGTACCATCAATAGAAATTCCTCAACCGAAAACAATTGCACAGCGAACGGTGTATCTGATAGATAAACCGGGAGCGGCACAATCTGAAATTCGCATCGGATATCCTGCGCTTTCACGGAACACTCTCGATTTCTTTTCTGTAACATTGATGAATCGCGCATTAGGAGGACAATTTGCAAGTCGTATCAATATGAACTTGAGGGAGAAACACGGTTATACGTATGGAGCGCGTTCAGGATTTTCGTTTGTCAAAGGAATTGGTCCGTTTTTTGCTTCGGCGGGAGTGGTAACTGCAAAAACCGATAGTTCGCTCATCGAATTTTTCTACGAACTCGACAGAACACACAACGACGGTATTACATCAGAAGAATTATCCTTTGTTAAAAAAGGAGCAATCGGTGGTTTTGCATTGACGTTTGAAACTCCTTCGCAGATTGCAGGCGCATTGCAAAGTATTGTTCTGTACGGACTTCCGGAAAATTATTTCGAAAAATATCTCATGAATATTGAAAACGTTTCGCTTTCAGAAGTTCAAACTGTTTCACAAAAATATCTCAATACATCGAATATGGCTGTCGTTGTCGTCGGCGACTTGAAAACTATTCAAGATGGAATTCTTGCATTGCAATTAGGAGACGTTGTGTTTTGCGATGTTGATGGAAAACCGATTCGGTAA
- a CDS encoding transcriptional repressor: MDTEAAKRTFENYLHEKKLRVTPERFEVLEAAMNFDGHFDADELFSVMRYKKSKVSRATVYNTLEVLLACGLISKYRFADNLSRYERAFGRPRHDHLICLGCGEIIEFVAPKLEKIQKEICAQHKFYPQNSTLQIFGMCEKCTVEK; the protein is encoded by the coding sequence TTGGATACTGAGGCAGCAAAACGCACGTTTGAAAATTATTTACACGAAAAAAAACTTCGTGTAACTCCCGAACGATTTGAAGTGTTAGAAGCCGCAATGAATTTTGACGGACATTTTGATGCAGACGAATTGTTCAGCGTAATGCGTTACAAAAAATCCAAAGTATCGCGAGCAACGGTGTATAATACACTCGAGGTGTTGCTCGCGTGCGGATTGATTTCGAAATATCGCTTTGCGGATAATTTATCACGATATGAGAGAGCATTCGGAAGACCGCGCCATGACCATCTAATTTGCCTTGGATGTGGCGAAATAATTGAATTTGTTGCACCGAAGTTAGAAAAAATTCAGAAAGAAATATGCGCACAGCATAAATTTTACCCACAAAATTCAACGTTGCAGATTTTTGGAATGTGTGAAAAATGTACTGTTGAAAAATAA
- the surE gene encoding 5'/3'-nucleotidase SurE — protein sequence MKDKLVRSSKNLRILVSNDDGIQASGIFALVKELKKIGDVTVVAPERQQSAVGHAITMNYPIRVKPHFHNGKLFGYAVEGTPADCVKIAIRYILKSKPDIVVSGINHGTNTAISVIYSGTVSAATEATLMEVPSIALSLATFTTPDFRYAAKFSKTMVKQVLKHGLPQGTLLNVNIPPVEEQKIRGVKITRMGKSTWNDTFDARRDPANKEYFWLTGDLDVLDTDDNVDQIAVMNNFISVTPIHYDLTNYSMLDALEKWKVKK from the coding sequence ATGAAAGATAAACTCGTTAGGTCTTCAAAAAATCTTCGCATCCTTGTATCCAACGACGATGGAATTCAAGCGTCGGGAATTTTTGCTCTCGTGAAAGAATTAAAAAAAATCGGCGACGTAACAGTTGTTGCACCGGAACGCCAGCAAAGCGCAGTTGGACATGCCATCACGATGAATTATCCAATACGCGTTAAGCCGCATTTTCATAACGGAAAACTTTTTGGTTATGCTGTTGAAGGAACTCCTGCTGATTGTGTGAAAATTGCTATTCGCTACATTCTCAAAAGCAAGCCGGATATTGTTGTTTCGGGAATCAATCACGGAACAAATACAGCAATCAGTGTTATATATTCGGGAACAGTTTCAGCGGCAACGGAAGCAACTTTGATGGAAGTTCCTTCGATTGCATTATCACTTGCAACATTTACAACTCCCGATTTTCGTTACGCTGCAAAATTTTCTAAAACAATGGTCAAACAAGTTTTAAAACACGGTTTACCGCAAGGAACGTTGCTCAATGTCAATATTCCTCCTGTCGAAGAGCAAAAAATTCGCGGAGTAAAAATTACGCGAATGGGAAAATCCACGTGGAACGATACATTTGATGCTCGCCGAGACCCTGCAAATAAAGAATATTTTTGGCTCACCGGCGATTTGGATGTTCTCGATACGGATGATAATGTTGACCAGATTGCCGTGATGAATAATTTTATTTCCGTTACGCCGATTCATTACGATTTGACAAACTATTCTATGTTAGATGCTTTGGAGAAATGGAAGGTGAAAAAATAA
- the panB gene encoding 3-methyl-2-oxobutanoate hydroxymethyltransferase: MKKQVTTKTIIEMKKTGEKIAVLTAYDFLLAQLLDEAGIDIILVGDSLGNVVQGNETTLSVTLDEIIYHTKIVRKAVKRALVVADMPFLSYQVSVEDAVKNCGKVLKETGAEAVKVEGGKQIISAIERLTSLGIPVMGHLGLTPQSIHQIGGYHLQGKEKKEAEHILNDAKLLEESGCFAMVLEKIPVPLAETITKTVSIPTIGIGAGAKCDGQVLVVYDMLGMFDEFTPKFVRKYLNLSSEIKNAFFQYAHDVKKGKFPNEKESFS; encoded by the coding sequence ATGAAAAAACAAGTTACCACCAAGACAATTATTGAAATGAAAAAAACCGGTGAGAAAATTGCTGTTCTCACTGCGTACGATTTTTTGCTTGCCCAACTTTTGGACGAAGCAGGAATTGATATTATTCTCGTTGGCGATTCGCTTGGCAATGTTGTACAAGGAAATGAAACAACATTATCCGTAACACTCGACGAAATAATTTATCACACAAAAATAGTTCGGAAAGCGGTGAAACGTGCGCTGGTTGTTGCCGATATGCCGTTTCTTTCGTATCAGGTTTCTGTTGAAGATGCAGTGAAAAATTGTGGCAAAGTTCTCAAAGAAACCGGCGCGGAAGCAGTGAAAGTTGAAGGAGGAAAACAAATAATCTCTGCGATTGAGAGATTAACTTCTCTCGGGATTCCTGTGATGGGACATTTAGGTTTAACGCCGCAATCCATTCATCAAATCGGTGGTTATCATTTGCAGGGGAAAGAAAAAAAAGAAGCAGAACATATATTGAACGATGCAAAACTTCTTGAAGAAAGCGGATGTTTTGCAATGGTGCTGGAAAAAATTCCTGTTCCGCTTGCAGAAACAATTACAAAAACGGTTTCCATCCCGACGATTGGAATTGGTGCCGGTGCAAAATGTGATGGTCAAGTTCTCGTAGTGTACGATATGCTCGGGATGTTCGATGAATTTACACCGAAGTTTGTACGAAAGTATTTGAACTTATCATCGGAAATAAAAAACGCATTTTTCCAGTACGCACATGATGTGAAGAAAGGAAAATTTCCGAATGAGAAAGAAAGTTTTTCATAA
- a CDS encoding lipoate--protein ligase family protein: MEMFFSNTGFHDGNWNMAYDEFLVRKLTYKNIVPTLRLYGWEPYAISLGHHQSEDFLDKEQCASENVDIVRRPTGGRAVYHSEELTYSVVLFANGKNISPIHCEISQALVRGLKLLGVNATLSQTPSSSEKMYFSEHSAACFSSVSRSEVQVNGKKIIGSAQRRFGDVVLQHGSIMLGWEHRTLPKFYREKNESHFLHLNETTTEIETELNRKVSYEEISIAIRRGFELQWKVEFDEFPLEVEEMFFRGEKLERARSYIL; this comes from the coding sequence ATGGAAATGTTCTTTTCCAATACTGGTTTTCACGATGGAAATTGGAATATGGCGTACGACGAATTTCTTGTGCGCAAGTTAACGTACAAGAACATTGTACCAACTCTTCGTTTGTACGGATGGGAACCGTATGCAATTTCTCTGGGCCATCATCAATCCGAAGATTTTCTCGATAAAGAACAATGTGCTTCCGAAAACGTAGATATCGTTCGCAGACCAACGGGAGGAAGAGCAGTGTATCATTCGGAAGAATTGACGTATAGTGTTGTACTGTTTGCAAACGGAAAAAATATTTCTCCAATTCATTGTGAAATCAGTCAAGCATTGGTGCGAGGTTTAAAACTGCTTGGCGTAAATGCAACTCTTTCTCAAACTCCAAGTTCTTCAGAAAAAATGTATTTCAGCGAACATTCTGCCGCATGCTTTTCAAGTGTTTCGCGTTCCGAAGTGCAAGTGAATGGAAAAAAAATTATCGGAAGTGCGCAACGAAGATTTGGTGATGTTGTGTTGCAGCACGGTTCTATAATGCTTGGCTGGGAACATCGAACTCTTCCGAAATTTTATCGCGAGAAAAACGAATCTCATTTTCTCCATTTGAATGAAACAACAACAGAAATCGAAACCGAGTTGAACAGAAAAGTTTCGTATGAAGAAATCAGCATTGCAATTCGACGTGGGTTTGAGTTGCAATGGAAAGTTGAGTTTGATGAATTTCCTTTAGAAGTTGAAGAAATGTTTTTTCGAGGAGAGAAACTTGAACGTGCACGTAGTTACATTTTATAG
- the lpxA gene encoding acyl-ACP--UDP-N-acetylglucosamine O-acyltransferase, whose amino-acid sequence MSVSIHPQAIVSEKAQLGEDVIVGPFSIIEDNVVIGNNTTIHSNVIVANGSRIGNHCKLFHGAVVGTEPQDLKYTGVATVTEVGDYTTVREYATIHRGTESRGRTSVGKHCFIMAYVHIAHDCVVNDSVILANAVNMAGHVHIEDHAIIGGMTPIHQFVRVGRHSMIGGGFRVSKDVPPYILAGQEPLSFQGLNYVGLRRRNFSKETLESLETVYRLLYQSKMNVTQALNAILNLGALSPEMQSVYDFVRISSRGIIGSGKK is encoded by the coding sequence ATGAGTGTTTCAATTCATCCGCAAGCGATAGTCAGCGAAAAAGCCCAACTTGGCGAAGATGTTATTGTTGGTCCGTTTTCAATCATCGAAGACAATGTGGTCATCGGTAACAATACCACCATTCATTCCAACGTAATTGTTGCAAACGGAAGCAGAATCGGAAATCATTGTAAACTGTTCCACGGCGCAGTTGTCGGAACAGAACCCCAGGATTTAAAATATACCGGCGTTGCAACAGTAACGGAAGTAGGTGATTATACAACGGTACGCGAATATGCAACGATTCACCGCGGAACAGAATCGCGTGGGAGAACGTCTGTCGGAAAACACTGTTTTATAATGGCGTACGTTCATATTGCGCACGATTGCGTTGTCAACGATAGCGTTATACTTGCGAATGCTGTAAATATGGCGGGACATGTTCATATTGAAGACCACGCAATTATCGGAGGAATGACCCCGATTCACCAGTTTGTTCGCGTGGGAAGACATTCGATGATAGGCGGTGGATTTCGTGTTTCAAAAGATGTACCGCCATACATTCTTGCCGGTCAAGAACCACTTTCATTTCAAGGACTGAATTACGTTGGATTGCGGCGAAGAAATTTTTCCAAAGAAACGTTGGAAAGTTTGGAAACCGTTTATCGTTTATTGTATCAGTCGAAAATGAATGTTACGCAAGCGTTGAATGCAATTTTAAATCTTGGCGCATTATCACCTGAAATGCAGAGTGTCTATGATTTTGTGCGAATAAGTTCACGCGGAATCATTGGCTCAGGGAAAAAATAA
- a CDS encoding bifunctional UDP-3-O-[3-hydroxymyristoyl] N-acetylglucosamine deacetylase/3-hydroxyacyl-ACP dehydratase → MLQSHQQTIKQPVIISGVGLHTGVDTTMKMLPSLENTGIRFRRVDLEGFPEIPALVDYVVEVARGTTIQLGQAKVHTVEHVLAAFVGLQIDNIIIELDNIEPPICDGSSKVFVEKILEAGIEKQSALKDYLIIDQTVRYVNEQKGVDIVALPTDDYRVTVVIDYNSPVLGSQHTGMFDMEKEFVTEFSPARTFCFLHEVEALHDAGLIRGGNLDNAIVVVDPPLSKEEVERISEKLGIRESILLGNTGTLNGKELLFTNEPARHKLLDLVGDLALIGAPMKAQILAARPGHASNIEFAKKIRKLYVQNKLVKKYQFDTTRGIVFDNNAIQRILPHRYPFLLVDKIIDFQLDEKIVGIKNVTCNEEFFQGHFPGQPVMPGVLIIEAMAQTGGILMLNGVDNPDGKLMYFTSLNNVKFRRPVVPGDQLILEMEIINRRSKICVMKGKAIVDGNLVAEAEMSATIVERTTIQKKG, encoded by the coding sequence ATGCTTCAGTCGCACCAACAAACAATCAAGCAACCTGTAATAATTTCCGGCGTGGGATTACATACAGGTGTAGATACAACAATGAAAATGTTACCGTCGTTAGAAAACACGGGCATACGTTTTCGGCGCGTAGATTTGGAAGGTTTTCCGGAAATTCCCGCGCTTGTAGATTATGTCGTTGAAGTTGCGCGTGGGACAACGATTCAACTTGGACAAGCAAAAGTTCATACCGTAGAACACGTGCTTGCGGCGTTTGTAGGATTGCAAATTGATAATATTATCATTGAACTGGATAATATCGAGCCGCCGATTTGTGACGGAAGTTCCAAAGTTTTTGTGGAAAAAATTCTTGAAGCCGGAATTGAAAAACAATCGGCTCTGAAAGATTATTTGATTATTGACCAAACTGTTCGTTACGTGAATGAACAAAAAGGCGTTGATATTGTAGCATTGCCGACTGATGATTATCGTGTTACGGTGGTGATTGATTACAACAGTCCTGTATTAGGGAGTCAGCATACCGGAATGTTCGATATGGAGAAAGAGTTTGTAACAGAGTTTTCTCCTGCGCGTACGTTTTGTTTTTTGCACGAAGTGGAAGCGTTGCACGATGCGGGATTGATTCGCGGCGGAAATTTGGATAATGCCATTGTTGTTGTTGACCCTCCGCTATCCAAAGAAGAAGTGGAGCGTATTTCAGAAAAATTAGGAATACGGGAATCCATTTTGTTGGGGAACACAGGAACATTGAACGGAAAAGAACTTTTATTCACTAATGAACCCGCGCGTCACAAATTACTTGATTTAGTTGGAGATTTAGCGTTAATCGGTGCACCGATGAAAGCACAAATACTTGCTGCTCGTCCGGGACATGCCAGCAATATCGAGTTTGCAAAAAAGATTCGGAAATTATATGTACAAAATAAACTTGTCAAGAAATATCAGTTTGATACAACGCGAGGAATTGTATTTGATAATAACGCAATTCAACGCATCCTTCCGCATCGGTATCCGTTTTTACTCGTAGATAAAATCATTGATTTTCAGTTGGATGAAAAAATTGTCGGTATAAAAAACGTTACGTGCAACGAAGAATTTTTTCAGGGACATTTTCCAGGACAACCGGTAATGCCGGGAGTATTAATTATTGAAGCGATGGCGCAAACGGGAGGAATATTAATGCTGAACGGCGTTGATAATCCGGATGGAAAACTGATGTATTTTACTTCGTTGAACAATGTGAAATTCCGTCGTCCCGTTGTCCCTGGCGACCAATTGATTTTAGAAATGGAAATTATCAATCGAAGGAGTAAAATATGTGTTATGAAAGGGAAAGCAATTGTTGATGGAAATCTTGTTGCAGAAGCAGAAATGAGTGCAACGATAGTTGAACGAACAACGATACAAAAGAAAGGATAA
- the lpxD gene encoding UDP-3-O-(3-hydroxymyristoyl)glucosamine N-acyltransferase yields the protein MKLTVEEIAATISGEVVGDGELEICNIAKIEDAKENEISFVGNSKYEKYIAFSKAAAIIVSRSFQTEGIACTFVKVDEPYRAFLRVVELFHTSIQQEKREIHPTSIIGNDTTIGKNVSIGAYVVIGERCDIGNDVTILSHTVLEDDVRIGEQSYLYSNISIREKTEIGKRVILHSGTVIGSDGFGFVPNEDGSLKKIPQVGRVVIEDDVEIGANCAIDRATLGDTRIKSGTKLDNLIQIAHNVIVGEHTVIAAQTGISGSTKIGKHCVIGGQVGIAGHIEIEERTTIGAQSGVTKPITTSGKIFSGYPAKEHTVAKRLEVSLRQVPSLIKEVEELKKKIATII from the coding sequence ATGAAATTGACCGTTGAAGAAATTGCGGCTACAATAAGCGGCGAAGTTGTAGGAGACGGCGAACTTGAAATATGCAACATCGCCAAAATTGAAGACGCAAAAGAAAATGAAATTTCGTTTGTCGGAAATTCGAAATATGAAAAATATATAGCGTTTTCCAAGGCGGCGGCAATTATTGTTTCGCGTTCGTTTCAAACAGAAGGAATTGCGTGTACGTTTGTGAAAGTTGACGAACCGTATCGTGCGTTTCTTCGCGTCGTTGAACTTTTTCATACTTCGATTCAGCAAGAGAAAAGAGAAATTCATCCTACGTCTATTATTGGTAATGATACAACGATTGGAAAAAATGTTAGTATCGGCGCATACGTTGTCATTGGCGAGCGTTGCGATATTGGAAACGATGTTACGATTTTATCGCATACGGTGTTAGAAGACGATGTGCGTATCGGTGAGCAAAGTTATTTATATTCGAACATTTCGATTCGCGAGAAAACGGAAATCGGAAAACGCGTGATTCTTCATTCGGGGACAGTTATCGGAAGCGACGGATTTGGTTTTGTTCCGAATGAAGATGGTTCATTGAAAAAAATTCCGCAAGTAGGAAGAGTTGTTATTGAAGACGATGTAGAAATCGGTGCGAATTGTGCTATTGACAGAGCAACGCTTGGAGATACGCGCATTAAATCTGGAACAAAGTTGGATAATCTCATTCAAATTGCACATAATGTAATAGTGGGAGAACACACGGTTATTGCTGCACAAACGGGAATTTCCGGAAGTACGAAAATTGGAAAGCATTGTGTTATTGGAGGACAAGTTGGAATTGCAGGACATATTGAAATTGAGGAACGAACAACGATCGGCGCGCAATCCGGTGTAACAAAACCAATAACAACTTCGGGAAAGATATTTTCAGGATATCCTGCAAAAGAACATACTGTGGCAAAACGATTGGAAGTGTCACTTCGACAGGTTCCTTCATTGATTAAGGAAGTGGAAGAACTTAAGAAAAAAATAGCAACAATCATTTAG
- a CDS encoding OmpH family outer membrane protein, with the protein MRRIIVICAVIICSSISFSQTKVGYINLKAIMEKLPEAQDVQRQFDAISQQWQDSLQFMQSEWQKKYEEYDKRRLVLTEQTRSEMEKELSQMEKSIMDFRSKKFSPQGELYSKQNELMKPIQNKVFKVLKEIADEDNYDYIFDKSGEILLLYSREKYDLTEKVLERLKQYGK; encoded by the coding sequence ATGAGAAGAATCATTGTAATTTGTGCGGTAATTATTTGTTCATCAATTTCGTTTTCGCAAACAAAAGTTGGTTATATCAACTTAAAGGCAATTATGGAAAAATTGCCCGAAGCGCAAGATGTGCAGCGACAATTTGATGCGATATCACAACAATGGCAGGATTCGTTGCAGTTTATGCAAAGCGAATGGCAAAAAAAGTATGAAGAGTACGACAAGAGACGGTTAGTGCTAACCGAACAAACACGTTCCGAAATGGAAAAGGAACTCTCGCAGATGGAAAAGTCCATAATGGATTTTCGAAGCAAGAAATTTTCACCGCAAGGAGAATTGTACTCGAAGCAAAATGAGTTGATGAAACCGATTCAAAATAAAGTATTTAAAGTGTTGAAGGAAATTGCGGACGAAGATAATTATGATTACATCTTCGATAAGAGCGGAGAAATTCTGTTGTTATACTCTCGCGAAAAATACGATTTAACGGAAAAGGTATTGGAGCGACTGAAGCAATACGGAAAATGA
- a CDS encoding OmpH family outer membrane protein: MGAIVKHIHIIITLFVISLFLFRTTYSQTQKIAYVNSAKILDEYPEAQDAQKKLELLGKQWQDEFDKINKSYQDKLQEYQKKSVLMTEDAKKTAQQELLELEQKAYDFRQQKLGQEGELEKQRDKLLTPIKEKILKAIEQVAKEQKFTFVFDKNEQIQFLLYGESTFDVTFDVLSKLKRGK; the protein is encoded by the coding sequence ATTGGAGCAATCGTGAAACACATTCACATCATAATTACATTATTCGTTATTTCGTTGTTCTTGTTTAGAACGACGTATTCGCAAACGCAAAAAATTGCGTATGTGAATTCCGCAAAAATATTGGATGAATATCCGGAAGCGCAAGACGCACAAAAGAAACTTGAGTTGTTGGGAAAACAATGGCAAGATGAATTCGATAAAATCAATAAATCGTATCAAGATAAATTGCAGGAATATCAGAAGAAATCTGTATTGATGACGGAAGATGCGAAGAAAACCGCGCAACAAGAATTATTAGAATTGGAACAAAAAGCGTACGATTTTCGTCAGCAAAAACTCGGACAAGAAGGCGAGTTGGAAAAACAGCGCGATAAATTACTTACTCCTATCAAAGAAAAAATCTTAAAAGCGATTGAACAAGTTGCCAAAGAGCAGAAATTTACCTTCGTCTTTGATAAGAACGAGCAAATACAGTTTTTATTGTATGGAGAAAGTACGTTTGATGTAACGTTTGATGTGCTTTCGAAATTGAAAAGAGGAAAGTAA